A window of Gossypium hirsutum isolate 1008001.06 chromosome D13, Gossypium_hirsutum_v2.1, whole genome shotgun sequence genomic DNA:
atatttttgaatcactaatTGAACAGTATCAAGTATTAGAGATTTAAAACTCGCTCTCGCTAGCTCCCGGTCTCTCTATCTCGCTCTCGCTGTGGCTTTCGCCACCAGGCTTTCTTGGCGCTCAGTTCGACGATTCAAACATCACCACAACGTCGCATTTGAGACTCCCAACACCATAAAGAAAGATCAGTCTTCGCAGAGTGTGGTCGATCTTTCCTATTTCCGATGATGGCGTCTGGTTCGCCTCGAGCACGCATCGATAAGGTTTCTCCTAaatcatttttttctcaaaacccTAATCTTATTTCAATGTTATTTCGTTGGACGCTCAAATATCAAGATTTTGATTTTAGAATCGGATTATAACttaatttctttttcctctttttttttttggatgaatttaTTCTCTTCGATTAAtgttcttatttacaaacttGGAAGACATTTGTTTATTACCGAGTGTTGTATTTTGGGAAACTGATATTTGCAAGAGAATCCCAcctgagaaaaaaaaattgcgAGAAAAGTTTATAAAGAAGAGAAAGGCTTTGGATTGATATTTGCTTTCGTATTATTGGTTATGCAGTTTTTTGCTTCGAAGAAGAGGAAAACCCAATCACCTGGTTTGAAGACGGGGAGActtgaaaagaatgaaaaaacaaCAGTGGAATCTTCTCCTAGTGCCAAAGGCACTTTGAACAGTTACATAAGAACGTCACAAGATAATGAAATCGTATACCCTTCATGTGCAACTTGTGGGAAAGATCCTATTAAAATGAACTTGGCATCGGAGATTGATAAATCTTTCAAACATGAAAATGAACACTCCTTGTTATTGGCAGAAACGAAGTCTCAAGCCTTTGAAGAGACTCATAAGGGAATATCTATGGGTTTGTCTGAGGCAGGAAATGCTGCCTTTGGAGATCATGCTGAGGGTGCTCAAATCGGGGAAAATCCAGAATTAAAAAAGTTTGCTACTGATTTTTTGTCTTTGTATTGTAGGTAATACTGTTGTATCTCGTTTATTTCCAAGAACTGTTGATTTTTAGCCTTTTTTTCCTAGTATTTAGATTGTGCCTTTTCTTCAACTCtgccaaagaaaaaaaaccatcttattattattctaattgtCTTCATATGTAGTGAAGTTCCAGTAAATGTTGATTCACCATCAGAGACGAAGGTGAATAATTTAAAGAGACATGGTGGTCCATCTATGTTGAGTGAGGAGGATAAAAGATTCAAGAAAAGGCATCTGATAGCCCAGCAGATAGAAACAGAAGATATTGCTGTTTGTTCTACTAAGAAGAATCTTGAATATGAAACTGGAGAATTCCTTTGCAACCCTTCTCAAGATGTGAGTGATAACTTTGCTCTAGTTTTGATGATTGAAATTCTCCCCACTTTTGTTTGACAATCTTTTGTTAATTAAGGTAAACACTAGTAGCAATCCATTTGAGCTTCAAGCAGGCTTAAGAAAGTGCACTACAGCAACCAAATCTGTCCTACATACAATGGAATGCCGTACACCTGGTTCATCAGTTATTAAAGGATGTTCTCATAGGACACCACAGTCAATGCGAGGAAGTTCTATGTTTTCTCCAGGGGAAGCTTTCTGGAATGAAGCTATTGAAATAGCTGATGGTTTGTTTTCTCAAAGTGATATGTTATCTGCTCGAGTTGCCGAAGGAATTAATAATCCGGAGAGCCAATACGAGGTAAACAATACAGGCAACTTAGGAAATACAAATGTTGGTTACAAGTCAAAGGAAATTTCAGATGAATGTGAGAGCAGAGTCAAACTTCAGGGAATTAGTGCTTCTTTGGAGTCAGCAGTGAAGCAGAAGAAAGAGATAGATAAAGAAGTGTCTCTGCTGCCTGTCAAGCATCTCGACTTTTCATTTGAGGACAAAAACTTGGATGGAGGTATTTGCCATGTATTAGAAAAGGACAGTCAAGAGGCTGAAGGCAGTATTATCAATCATATATTGCCACCAACTGTTAATAAACTGATAGATCATGCTGAACTACAGAAAACTGAAGAGGGAGGAAAACTAGAACAGGCATCTATTCATGTGGTGCCCAAAGTGGAAGTTAATTTATCAAGTCAAGATAGTGATAGCATAACTTCCATGTCACCAGCTAATGCAGCAAAGAAGTCAATTGGTACTGATGAAGGCAATGAATCCAGTACTCCATTAAATTCTGTGGCGCTTAAAGACAAGCTAAGTATCAGCAGTTGGCTTCCTTTAGAGATatgcaaaatatataaaaagaaaggaattgaacAACTCTACCCATGGCAGGTATATTTAAATATTTGCATgaccccctcccccccccccttACATACACCCCTTGTAGGGATCAATTTGGACAGGTTGATTCAGCACTTATTGTTGGGATTTTGTTTTTTGGTTCTTGACTAAACCGTGATATGTGCCTTTTTGGGTttgaattgtaattataattGCATTTTTCTTGATAATCATGCTTAAATGCATGCCAAGGTATCAATATTCAATTATTCATTCTGTAGTTCCATCCTTAGACATGCTACCTGGATATGCGCACAcgtttttatatatgttatttattacTTTTGCTATTGATATCTGTTTTTATGTAGTTCTTTTGGCCTACTTTTGGTTAGTCAATCCATTAGTATTATGTtacttttattgtttatttaaatgaattgaattgatggTGCTGTCAAACATTGTTATCTTTTTCTTGGCTTTTTGCATACCGTGTTTGAGTATTTTATTTGCGTAAACTTCTCCTTTCCAGGTTGACTGCCTTCAGGTAGATGGTGTACTGCAGAGAAGAAATCTTGTATATTGTGCATCTACAAGGTACTTTATAAGTATTTAGAACTAAGGATAAGTTTTTTCATGGTCATTTTTTGTTCCTCTCTTTGACTGATATTTTAGCAACAGTACCTGTTTCTGTGATAGAAAACGTTGTATAGGATTTGTTTGGCTCTTGATATGTTGTCTTGCATTATATATGCATAACCTTTTTCTTTCTGCCACAGCGCTGGGAAAAGCTTTGTCGCAGAAATTTTGATGTTGCGGCGGTTGATATTAACAAGAAAAGCAGCATTACTCGTGCTTCCTTATGTTTCAATCTGCGTAGAAAAGGTTGTTGGGCACCAAATATTACTTATTCACCAGATAATAGCTGATACAAACTAGGTCTTCTTGGGCAACTTATACTTATTTGCTTAAACATTCTGCAGGCAGAACATCTGGAGGTCCTTCTTGAACCACTTGGAAAACAAGTTCGTAGTTATTATGGAAATCAGGGTGGTGGCACACTTCCTAAAGATACTTCTGTAGCTGTTTGTACAATAGAGAAGGCAAATTCTTTAGTTAACAGATTGCTGGAAGAGGGTCGTCTGTCAGAAATCGGAATTATTGTGATAGATGAACTGCACATGGTATTTTATGACTAATCTTTTTGTTGGCCTTGCTTATTACTGTGCACTTTGGTTTTGTGAATACCTTTTTCTAATTGTCCTTATTCTCCCTTCATGCTTTTTACATTTTGGATGGACTAATGTTGATAGTTCCCATGCCTATGATTCATGGCAGGTTGGTGATCAGAGTAGGGGTTATCTTCTGGAACTTCTGTTGACAAAACTTCGTTATGCAGCTGGTGAAGGCACGCCAGAATCAAGTAGTGGAGAAAGTTCAGGTTCCAGTAGTGGTAAGGCTGATCCAGCTCATGGTTTACAAATTGTAGGGATGAGTGCAACGATGCCAAATGTGGAAGCTGTTGCTGATTGGCTTCAAGTAAGTGAGATTTACAAAGTATCAGTGTTTCCTCATTTTGCTGTCTCTCTTTCCTTTCAATTGTTCATTAATATCTTTGATCTCATGAATGTTTTTCCTTCATGATATTGATGTCTGCCTGGGGATTGTTTATAATGCTGTGAAGCTGTTGGCTGGTGGATGTATCCATGACTTGGTTTTAGCATgttgatatatttatattaaaattcacCCAAATCAACTGATTTTAGACTATTGAACATGTGTGCTtcacaataaattatttttttgataataTTAGAATAATAGTATGCTCTATAAAGCTTTTTATAAATGCAGGCTCCTTAATCAGTCAACTgcttatattatttgatttttttttctggttTTCTAATAGTTTCTCGCGATCCAATTGGATggattttgttttaaatattcCGGAATTTTATCCTGTCAAGTTTTTGTTAATCAATGATGGAGTTGAAGAAACAGAGTTCTTTAAAAGAATTCAACACCAGAAATATTTTACGTTGAAGGGTCATATATCAATTTTGTTGTCACAccactttttttttcatattatttatgcTTTCTTATGTGCTTACTGGTTTGTCATTTGTTTGTCATCCCTCCGCATTTAGGCAGCTCTGTACCAGACAAATTTTCGACCAGTTCCATTGGAGGAGTTTATTAAAGTTGGCAATACCATTTATGACAAGAATTTGGATCTTGTTAGAACAATTCCAAAGGCAGTTGACCTTGGTGGTAAAGATCCTGATCATGTTGTTGAACTGTGCAATGAGGTTGGGACACTTGGTATTTTTTgctgtattaaaatttttttgtacttcatttttcaGGTAAGCTCTAGGTTTTATGAGTGTtggcaaatttttaatttatggaATGTACTCCAGGTTCTTCAAGAGGGCCAGTCAGTGTTGATATTTTGTTCTACTAGGAAAGGATGTGAATCAACTGCAAAGCATGTGGCAAAATTTCTCAAGAAATTCTCCGTCACTGCCCATGGTGATAACAGTGAGTTTATTGATATTACTTCAGCAATAGATGCCTTGCGAAGGTGTCCTGCTGGGTTGGATCCAGTATTGGAAGAAACTCTTCCTTCTGGTGTTGCATATCACCATGCAGGTCTCACGGTACTTCCTCCCAACTCTTATATTTGTTATTGTTGTTCTAGTAGTAACTtttacttgttatttttttttcctttattaccCTGTACAAGTTACAATAATGTAAGTTTTTTAGCCTCTTATTGATTGTCCAATCTAGAaagttcttttactttttaatgGTCAGTGTGTACTTTTGTTTTTGTAAAGGTTGAGGAAAGAGAGGTTATTGAAACCTGCTATCGTAGAGGGTTTGTTCGTGTCTTAACTGCTACATCTACCTTAGCTGCTGGTGTCAACTTACCTGCCAGGAGAGTAATTTTTCGACAACCCCGAATTGGCCGTGATTTTATTGATGGGACTAGATACAAACAGATGGCTGGTCGGGCTGGTCGGACTGGTATTGATACAAAAGGAGAAAGTGTAGGTTCAATAATTTTATGGGTATCTGTTTTTGTCTTGTCATTTTTTATATTCTGCATTTACAGTAATTGTATTGACTCTAAGAGTTACAActgttcattttcatttcttttcattgTATTTGAAAtaagttttctttttcctttttggttttccattaattattaattttctttCTACCATTTTCACGTGTACACAGGTGCTTATTTGCAAGACAGAAGAGATCAAAAGAATTAAAGGACTTCTAAATGAAAGCTGCCCACCATTGCAGTCTTGTTTATCAGAAGATAAGAATGGAATGACTCATGCAATTCTAGAAGTTGTGGCTGGTGGAATGGTTCAAACTGCCAATGATATTAACCGCTATGTTAGATGTACTCTTCTCAATTCTACAAAACCATTTCAAGAGGTTGTAAAATCGGCTCAGGAATCTCTTCGGTGGCTGTGTCATAGAAAATTTCTTGAATGGAATGATGAGACCAAGTTATATGGTACTACTCCCCTAGGACGTGCAGCCTTTGGCAGTTCCCTTTGCCCAGAGGAGTCACTGGTAAAGCTTATTTTGTTTGTATTGTTTAATTTCAAATTAGCTTTTTGATGGTCCAGCAGTTTTCAGCATTGTTTCTCTTTCTATCAGAACTTTTATGTGTGGATCATATCCCCAGTGATAGGAATAAAATTTGTTATGTTGACATGAAGTATAATTATTTTACTAATCTCACAGATTGTACTGGATGATCTTTCAAGGGCTAGAGAAGGCTTTGTGCTTGCATCTGATTTGCATTTAGTTTATCTAGTAACACCAATCAATGTTGAAGTTGAGCCAGATTGGGAGTTGTACTATGAACGCTTCATGGAGTTGTCTGCTCTTGAGCAGGTGCATTTGCGTCTTGTTTAAATTCTCAATTCTTTTGGATGCATTGCGaatttttaacagtaaatttTAGCCTTACAATAGGCAAGCGCAATTTTTTACTCTAATCTTGAACCCTTGTCTCCCGGTTGCTTCCTTTCTTAGTGATGATTTACTTGGACTGCTTTGGCTCCTCTGCAATTATATTGTTTGTGTTTTTAAGTTACAACTGTTGATTTCTTGAGTCATGCTAAAGAGATATTTGATTTCTTGCACTGTAATCATGATTAATGGAAAGAAAATGAGATAATGGTGCTCCAGCTTTTTAGAAATGGGATATTTCCTAGTTGATAATACTGAATATTTTAACAGATAGAAAGAGATGATTTAACATTTGAATTCAAGAGTATTGTTATTTCTGAATgatatgaaagtaaaattttcttctGTATTTATTGAGATGCAGTCTGTTGGTTATCGAGTTGGAGTAACAGAACCATTTTTAATGCGCATGGCTCATGGTGTACCTATCTCCAAATCAAATGGATTAAGAGATAGCCTGAAGAGGTTACCTGCACAGTTTGGAAATCAACCTGGGATCAACAACAGCACTATGCTTTCAGACGAGCAAACACTTCGAGTGTGCAAACGGTTTTATGTTGCCCTCATATTGTCAAGATTAGTGCAGGTCTCTTTGCCTTTTTTCTCTCCATGTCAATTATACTATTATTGTTAGTGCATAGTATATGTATCCTTATTACTTCTATTAAATATATGTGCCTGTAGTATATGATTATTATGATACTTTGTGAATTAAAAGCaaaatgttatgtatatgtttCTGGTAAGTGTCCAGTTGCCCACTAACCTGAGCTGGTGATGGTCCTGGTCAGACGGTGCTACATTCGATGCTCGGAGGTATCTCTGGTGATATGGCTGGTGAACTATAACTTTCTGGAGATCAAACAACTCTGGTGTCCCCATACTGTTGGTCTATGTCATCCAATGACTCTAGGCCCATCTATTTGGTCTAACTATGGTTTATAAATAACTCTGAAGTATCGATTCCTTTATGAAAGGTATCGAGACTTGGCAGTTTATCGGTATTGATACCCAGCCTTTGGGTATCATTATCAGGATCCtctaattttttcttcttctaattttgCTGTGATGCTTGTAAGTACCGATACTCACCCTTCGAGTGTTTAAACTTGGCCTATAAGTATCAGTATTTGGAGTCTAGGTATCCGTACTGCAAAGTCAGTAGCcaaaatagtgaaacaggggagttGCAAATTGATGTACTCCATGTAATTATCTCCTTTCGTCTTTGACCTACTATGTCTAGTTGTTCAATTGATTGTTCCTTGTACATAAGTCTCTgatcatgcatatcattcataaTTTTCCCCCTTTTTTCCTGGTGTTTTAAATTCATGTTCTGTAAATTCTTCAATGAAGGAAGCTCCAGTAGGTGAGGTTTGTGAAGCTTTTCGAGTGGCAAAAGGCATGGTGCAAGCCTTACAAGAGAATGCTGGAAGGTTTGCATCGATGGTTTCCGTGTTCTGTGAGAGACTAGGATGGCATGATCTAGAAGACTTGGTAGCAAAGTTTCAAAATCGTGTTTCTTTCGGAGTCAGAGCAGAGATTGTAGAGCTTACTACTATTCCATACGTTAAGGTAATATTTTGTATTCTTGAGTTATAGACTTTGTTACTTCAATTCTCCATTTTAAACATGTGTGGCAGATGTTTTGGACTGACATTGGCATAACTTTTACTCTTATAGACAATGATTATCTATTTATAAGAGAAAAACTTATGAAATGCTGAATTAACTTGTAATGTGAATATACAAGAATATCATCATGCTGATTCATTACTATTTATGCATGGTAGAGTGTCTGATGATCTTAGTTTTTCCATTGCCTcatatttgcaattttatgtCTGATTTTAGGGGTCACGGGCTAGAGCACTTTATAAAGCTGGTTTGCGTACACCTTTAGCAATTGCAGAGGCATCTATTCCTGAGATTGTTAAAGCTCTTTTTGAATCCTCCTCGTGGGTTGCACAAGGTGAAGTTTTTTCAAGGTTTTGATTATATTATTTCCCCAATCAAGGGTTATGGAAATGATAGATTATTTTGATGCACTGTCTTAAATGTTTGATGCGTCCTTAATTTGGGATAAATCTATTACTTTTAttgttatgtttttttcttttttggttatcTGGCGTAGGTTTTGTTTTCTTGAAGTAGTtactttattattaaaaacagctGCTGTGttgcttttctttgtttttgtacTTCTcttttctatttcaatttttaccATATTGACAAACTTGATATGTCTTTAGAAAGCTTATCACAGCGACGCATGCAGTTTGGCGTGGCAAAGAAGATCAAGAATGGTGCACGCAAAATTGTCCTAGATAAAGCTGAAGAAGCCAGGGCCGCTGCCTTCTCAGCTTTCAAATCACTTGGCTATAGTGTCCCACAATTTTCTCGACCTTTGATATTGAGTGGAAGTCCAGGAGGAGAGGAAGCTGCAAGTACCGGTGCTGGGGATGGCTCTCCTTGCAATGTTATTGGGGTTGAGCAAATCCACACGTCAGCCATGCCACTGATGGAAACTGGCAAGAATTTGGAGAAAGTTTCTTCACCTAATGAAGGAATAATGCTGACAAAAGCCTCAGCTGATAACTTAGTGGCTTCAGCAGAAGTAAACATAGACACTACCTTGCAGAGCAACTTAGGTTTGGAAAATCCTGCAGCTGTAACTGGTGACAAGGTCAATGCTGTCGTTGAACAAGGCAGAAGTATAAAGATGGCAACTGTTAGTGAATATCTGGATCAAGGAATGCAGGATAGGCTCAATGAAGATCTCTCTGTTGGCAATGCAGATAGTGCTTGTGCGAAAGGTCCTCTCAATGCAGTTAATGCACCCGGTGGATTTGATTCTTTCCTGGAGCTGTGGGAAACTGCTCCGGAATTCTGTTTTGACGTTCACTTCAACAGACGATCAGAAGCAAATTCTGTTGCTCCCTTTGAGATACATGGCATAGCAATCTGTTGGGAAAATTCTCCTGTGTACTATGTAAAATTGCCCAAGGATTTACTATGGTTGGATAATAGAAAAAACAATTTCTTCTTATCAACAAGTGCCTCTAGTGGTAAATGCAACAGCCTACCCCCAGAGCATATGTTGGAGATGGCTAAATTGAGATGGAAGAGAATTGGTGATATAATGGGAAAAAATGGTGTCCACAAACTTACATGGAACTTAAAAGTGCAAATTCAAGTGCTTAAAAGTTCTGCCATTTCTATTCAGAGATTTTCTGGCATGCATCTTGGAGGGAAAGATATGGGTCTGGAAATTATTGACAATTCATGCTTGTTATTACCACCAGTTCTGATTAATGATGGATTTGATATGTGCATCGCAGCATGGATTCTTTGGCCTGATGAGGAGAGAAGCTCTAGACCCAACCTAGAGAATGTAATTTGCTGTGCCTGTTACAGAAATTAACAATTTTGGGTTAATAGATTAAATAGCTCTTAATGTTGGTTcttaatttccattttatttttggCTAGCCCAACTTATATTTAGACCTTGAAATTGTTAAGACATTCCTTATAGTTCAAGTTATTGTGATCTCTTAGGAAGTAAAGAAAAGGCTATCCAGTGAGGCAGCTGCAGCTGCTAATCAGAGTGGCAGGTGGAAGAATCAGATGCAGAGAGCTGCACATAATGGTTGCTGCCATAGAGTTGCTCAAACACGTGCCTTATATTCTGCATTTTGGAAGCTACTCATCTCTGAAAAACTTATTGACGTGTTTTCATATATTGAAACACCATTGGTAAGCTCTCCTATACATTTTCTTGAGGGACTATAATTAGATCTAGGCATGTCAAACTGTGGTGGTAGGTAACTCTAACCTAAATAAGGGGTGG
This region includes:
- the LOC107937970 gene encoding helicase and polymerase-containing protein TEBICHI isoform X4, which codes for MMASGSPRARIDKFFASKKRKTQSPGLKTGRLEKNEKTTVESSPSAKGTLNSYIRTSQDNEIVYPSCATCGKDPIKMNLASEIDKSFKHENEHSLLLAETKSQAFEETHKGISMGLSEAGNAAFGDHAEGAQIGENPELKKFATDFLSLYCSEVPVNVDSPSETKVNNLKRHGGPSMLSEEDKRFKKRHLIAQQIETEDIAVCSTKKNLEYETGEFLCNPSQDVNTSSNPFELQAGLRKCTTATKSVLHTMECRTPGSSVIKGCSHRTPQSMRGSSMFSPGEAFWNEAIEIADGLFSQSDMLSARVAEGINNPESQYEVNNTGNLGNTNVGYKSKEISDECESRVKLQGISASLESAVKQKKEIDKEVSLLPVKHLDFSFEDKNLDGGICHVLEKDSQEAEGSIINHILPPTVNKLIDHAELQKTEEGGKLEQASIHVVPKVEVNLSSQDSDSITSMSPANAAKKSIGTDEGNESSTPLNSVALKDKLSISSWLPLEICKIYKKKGIEQLYPWQVDCLQVDGVLQRRNLVYCASTSAGKSFVAEILMLRRLILTRKAALLVLPYVSICVEKAEHLEVLLEPLGKQVRSYYGNQGGGTLPKDTSVAVCTIEKANSLVNRLLEEGRLSEIGIIVIDELHMVGDQSRGYLLELLLTKLRYAAGEGTPESSSGESSGSSSGKADPAHGLQIVGMSATMPNVEAVADWLQAALYQTNFRPVPLEEFIKVGNTIYDKNLDLVRTIPKAVDLGGKDPDHVVELCNEVLQEGQSVLIFCSTRKGCESTAKHVAKFLKKFSVTAHGDNSEFIDITSAIDALRRCPAGLDPVLEETLPSGVAYHHAGLTVEEREVIETCYRRGFVRVLTATSTLAAGVNLPARRVIFRQPRIGRDFIDGTRYKQMAGRAGRTGIDTKGESVGSIILWVLICKTEEIKRIKGLLNESCPPLQSCLSEDKNGMTHAILEVVAGGMVQTANDINRYVRCTLLNSTKPFQEVVKSAQESLRWLCHRKFLEWNDETKLYGTTPLGRAAFGSSLCPEESLIVLDDLSRAREGFVLASDLHLVYLVTPINVEVEPDWELYYERFMELSALEQSVGYRVGVTEPFLMRMAHGVPISKSNGLRDSLKRLPAQFGNQPGINNSTMLSDEQTLRVCKRFYVALILSRLVQEAPVGEVCEAFRVAKGMVQALQENAGRFASMVSVFCERLGWHDLEDLVAKFQNRVSFGVRAEIVELTTIPYVKGSRARALYKAGLRTPLAIAEASIPEIVKALFESSSWVAQESLSQRRMQFGVAKKIKNGARKIVLDKAEEARAAAFSAFKSLGYSVPQFSRPLILSGSPGGEEAASTGAGDGSPCNVIGVEQIHTSAMPLMETGKNLEKVSSPNEGIMLTKASADNLVASAEVNIDTTLQSNLGLENPAAVTGDKVNAVVEQGRSIKMATVSEYLDQGMQDRLNEDLSVGNADSACAKGPLNAVNAPGGFDSFLELWETAPEFCFDVHFNRRSEANSVAPFEIHGIAICWENSPVYYVKLPKDLLWLDNRKNNFFLSTSASSGKCNSLPPEHMLEMAKLRWKRIGDIMGKNGVHKLTWNLKVQIQVLKSSAISIQRFSGMHLGGKDMGLEIIDNSCLLLPPVLINDGFDMCIAAWILWPDEERSSRPNLENEVKKRLSSEAAAAANQSGRWKNQMQRAAHNGCCHRVAQTRALYSAFWKLLISEKLIDVFSYIETPLVRVLAEMELWGIGINMEGCLWARNLLGEKLRYLEKEAYKLAGMKFSLSTAADIANVLYGHLKLPVPEGRNKGKQHPSTDKHCLDLLRDEHPIVPVIKEHRTLAKLLNCTLGSICSLARLSRSTNKYTLHGRWLQTSTATGRLSMEEPNLQFVCF
- the LOC107937970 gene encoding helicase and polymerase-containing protein TEBICHI isoform X3 is translated as MLSEEDKRFKKRHLIAQQIETEDIAVCSTKKNLEYETGEFLCNPSQDVNTSSNPFELQAGLRKCTTATKSVLHTMECRTPGSSVIKGCSHRTPQSMRGSSMFSPGEAFWNEAIEIADGLFSQSDMLSARVAEGINNPESQYEVNNTGNLGNTNVGYKSKEISDECESRVKLQGISASLESAVKQKKEIDKEVSLLPVKHLDFSFEDKNLDGGICHVLEKDSQEAEGSIINHILPPTVNKLIDHAELQKTEEGGKLEQASIHVVPKVEVNLSSQDSDSITSMSPANAAKKSIGTDEGNESSTPLNSVALKDKLSISSWLPLEICKIYKKKGIEQLYPWQVDCLQVDGVLQRRNLVYCASTSAGKSFVAEILMLRRLILTRKAALLVLPYVSICVEKAEHLEVLLEPLGKQVRSYYGNQGGGTLPKDTSVAVCTIEKANSLVNRLLEEGRLSEIGIIVIDELHMVGDQSRGYLLELLLTKLRYAAGEGTPESSSGESSGSSSGKADPAHGLQIVGMSATMPNVEAVADWLQAALYQTNFRPVPLEEFIKVGNTIYDKNLDLVRTIPKAVDLGGKDPDHVVELCNEVLQEGQSVLIFCSTRKGCESTAKHVAKFLKKFSVTAHGDNSEFIDITSAIDALRRCPAGLDPVLEETLPSGVAYHHAGLTVEEREVIETCYRRGFVRVLTATSTLAAGVNLPARRVIFRQPRIGRDFIDGTRYKQMAGRAGRTGIDTKGESVGSIILWVLICKTEEIKRIKGLLNESCPPLQSCLSEDKNGMTHAILEVVAGGMVQTANDINRYVRCTLLNSTKPFQEVVKSAQESLRWLCHRKFLEWNDETKLYGTTPLGRAAFGSSLCPEESLIVLDDLSRAREGFVLASDLHLVYLVTPINVEVEPDWELYYERFMELSALEQSVGYRVGVTEPFLMRMAHGVPISKSNGLRDSLKRLPAQFGNQPGINNSTMLSDEQTLRVCKRFYVALILSRLVQEAPVGEVCEAFRVAKGMVQALQENAGRFASMVSVFCERLGWHDLEDLVAKFQNRVSFGVRAEIVELTTIPYVKGSRARALYKAGLRTPLAIAEASIPEIVKALFESSSWVAQESLSQRRMQFGVAKKIKNGARKIVLDKAEEARAAAFSAFKSLGYSVPQFSRPLILSGSPGGEEAASTGAGDGSPCNVIGVEQIHTSAMPLMETGKNLEKVSSPNEGIMLTKASADNLVASAEVNIDTTLQSNLGLENPAAVTGDKVNAVVEQGRSIKMATVSEYLDQGMQDRLNEDLSVGNADSACAKGPLNAVNAPGGFDSFLELWETAPEFCFDVHFNRRSEANSVAPFEIHGIAICWENSPVYYVKLPKDLLWLDNRKNNFFLSTSASSGKCNSLPPEHMLEMAKLRWKRIGDIMGKNGVHKLTWNLKVQIQVLKSSAISIQRFSGMHLGGKDMGLEIIDNSCLLLPPVLINDGFDMCIAAWILWPDEERSSRPNLENEVKKRLSSEAAAAANQSGRWKNQMQRAAHNGCCHRVAQTRALYSAFWKLLISEKLIDVFSYIETPLVRVLAEMELWGIGINMEGCLWARNLLGEKLRYLEKEAYKLAGMKFSLSTAADIANVLYGHLKLPVPEGRNKGKQHPSTDKHCLDLLRDEHPIVPVIKEHRTLAKLLNCTLGSICSLARLSRSTNKYTLHGRWLQTSTATGRLSMEEPNLQCVEHMVEFSLSKDKNGSDANTDHYKINVRDFFIPTQDNWLLLTADYSQIELRLMAHFSNDSALIKLLSKPQGDVFTMMSALWTGRAEDSVSSNERDQTKRLIYGILYGMGADTLAEQLNCTPDEAKEKIKSFKSSFPDVASWLREAVASCRQKGYIETLKGRKRFLSKIKIGNSEEKLKAQRQAVNSICQGSAADIIKIAMIKLHSVIVEGVDSLESGSSILTKFHMLKGRCRILLQVHDELVLEVDPSVIDEAASLLRMSMENAVSLLVPLRVKLNVGKTWGSLKPFQADQQMEEAISNV